A region of uncultured Desulfobacter sp. DNA encodes the following proteins:
- a CDS encoding ABC transporter ATP-binding protein, giving the protein MAELKLILHYFKKNLKKIAAGVFCMIVVDLAQLVIPRIVGKAVDTLADAHFDRHVLLIQCTIIVGAGLLMALLRSGWRILLMGSSRDLERGIRDELYTHMLSLDTAYYDKTRAGDIMAHATSDILHVRMAFGFGIIALVDTILLGSACIGIMVWTSPDLAALCLIPLPFLVLSTKYLGNRMHRYHGTAQEAFSALTEQIRESFFGIRVIKVFNFEPQVRQKTESSARDYFQKNLKRAYINALLRPLLELFFNISTLIIILYGGSLVMEKRLSPGEFVAFIQYLGILAWPVIAIGWMTNMLQRGMASLKRLNVLLGTRSQITFPEDSVMPDIVNGNIRLERVCFSYDQKVNVLNGISMNIAAGTRIGITGPPGCGKTTLLSLIPRLYDPITGRIFMDGKDLKTFDPEFLRRHISFMAQEPFLFSGTLQDNILMGKNFPEHRTQNILDQVIHMCALEETIGQMPEGLNTLVGERGVTLSGGQKQRVTLARTLVRPKPVILLDDPVSQLDTRTAERVIQGISEMHRNSVMIMVSHRLSALAGCDRIYVMENGKIADQGTHEQLKISNAFYRTSFKVQQSESRSPGEQP; this is encoded by the coding sequence ATGGCTGAGCTGAAACTGATCCTTCATTATTTCAAAAAAAATCTAAAAAAGATTGCTGCAGGCGTCTTTTGCATGATTGTAGTGGACCTGGCCCAGCTCGTAATTCCCCGGATTGTGGGCAAAGCGGTTGACACACTTGCTGATGCTCATTTTGACCGTCATGTCCTTTTAATACAATGCACCATCATTGTGGGGGCCGGGCTTCTCATGGCCCTGCTTCGTTCCGGGTGGCGCATACTTTTAATGGGCTCGTCCCGGGACCTTGAGCGGGGCATTCGGGATGAGCTTTACACCCACATGCTTTCTCTGGACACGGCCTATTATGACAAAACCCGGGCCGGGGACATCATGGCCCATGCCACGTCAGACATTCTTCATGTGCGCATGGCCTTTGGTTTCGGCATCATCGCTCTGGTGGACACCATTCTTCTGGGCAGTGCCTGCATCGGCATCATGGTATGGACCAGTCCCGATCTTGCGGCCCTGTGTCTGATCCCCCTTCCATTCCTGGTTCTCTCCACTAAATATCTGGGCAACAGAATGCATCGGTACCACGGCACAGCCCAGGAAGCTTTTTCCGCGCTCACCGAACAGATTCGGGAGAGTTTTTTCGGTATCCGGGTCATCAAGGTGTTCAATTTTGAACCCCAGGTCCGGCAAAAGACGGAAAGCAGTGCCCGGGATTATTTCCAAAAAAACCTGAAACGGGCCTATATCAATGCCCTGCTGCGTCCTTTGCTGGAACTTTTTTTTAACATCTCCACTTTGATCATCATCCTTTACGGCGGCTCCCTGGTCATGGAAAAGCGGTTAAGTCCGGGAGAGTTTGTGGCTTTTATCCAATACTTGGGAATTCTGGCCTGGCCGGTGATTGCCATCGGGTGGATGACCAATATGCTCCAGCGGGGCATGGCCTCCCTGAAACGACTCAATGTTCTGTTGGGCACCCGTTCCCAGATCACGTTTCCTGAAGATTCTGTGATGCCGGATATTGTAAATGGAAATATCCGGCTTGAAAGGGTCTGTTTTTCCTATGATCAAAAAGTGAATGTACTTAACGGTATTTCAATGAATATTGCCGCCGGGACCAGAATCGGTATCACCGGGCCACCGGGCTGCGGGAAGACCACACTGCTTTCACTGATCCCGCGTCTGTACGACCCCATCACCGGCCGGATCTTTATGGACGGAAAAGATCTTAAAACCTTTGACCCTGAATTTTTAAGGCGTCATATCAGTTTCATGGCCCAGGAACCGTTTTTATTTTCAGGTACACTTCAAGATAATATCCTTATGGGCAAAAATTTTCCCGAACACCGCACACAAAATATTCTGGACCAGGTGATTCACATGTGCGCCTTGGAAGAAACCATTGGCCAGATGCCCGAAGGTCTTAACACCCTGGTTGGTGAACGGGGGGTAACCTTATCCGGAGGGCAGAAACAGCGCGTGACCCTGGCCCGGACCCTGGTGCGTCCCAAGCCGGTGATACTTCTGGATGATCCGGTCAGCCAGCTGGATACCCGCACCGCAGAGCGGGTGATTCAGGGCATCAGCGAAATGCACCGGAATTCAGTTATGATCATGGTTTCCCACAGGCTGTCGGCCCTTGCCGGCTGTGACCGGATTTATGTTATGGAAAACGGAAAGATTGCAGACCAGGGAACCCATGAGCAACTCAAGATATCCAATGCCTTTTACCGTACATCTTTTAAGGTTCAGCAGTCTGAAAGCCGATCCCCGGGGGAGCAGCCATGA
- a CDS encoding DUF134 domain-containing protein — translation MPRPKRPRCIASEPAIKGFKPRGTEETGEVILSLEEFEALRLIDYEGMDQSGAAEVMDVSRQTVGRVLKTARYKMAESLVTAKRLTVQGGCYQMRGRGMGRRRRHGCRKPPEL, via the coding sequence ATGCCGAGACCCAAGCGCCCCAGATGCATTGCATCTGAACCGGCCATTAAAGGGTTCAAACCCAGAGGAACAGAAGAGACCGGAGAAGTTATTCTTTCCCTGGAAGAATTTGAAGCCCTCAGACTCATAGATTATGAGGGTATGGACCAGTCTGGAGCCGCTGAAGTTATGGATGTTTCCCGACAGACCGTGGGAAGGGTTCTGAAAACCGCCCGCTACAAAATGGCTGAATCGCTGGTTACCGCCAAACGCCTTACAGTTCAAGGCGGCTGCTATCAGATGCGTGGACGGGGTATGGGCAGAAGGCGGCGGCATGGATGCAGAAAACCACCAGAGCTTTAG
- a CDS encoding RtcB family protein: protein MEWAKKENNCKVPIKSWCKDLEGPALDQAEDLARHPVVFHHVALMPDCHMGYGMPIGGVIAAKDAVIPNAVGVDIGCGMGSVGTNIPVSEASREKIRDIVERVKETVPCGEGNAHKIPQEWDGLDDIDAYEDRGWYSAHVRALALKNLGTLGGGNHFIEIQAGDDDLVWLMIHSGSRHLGNVIARYYNDIAMVLNRTWCIDTPGKDLAFLPTDTPEGQNYIKDMNFALSYARVNRKRIMDRFREAFSHVFAETRFSDEINIHHNYACLENHFNTNVWVHRKGATSARKGEIGIIPGSMGTPSYLVEGLGNPESFMSCSHGAGRVMGRMQATRSLTPEACDKAMQGIVYDRWSKVRKGKTKGMYDLGEAPQAYKNIEDVIKSELDLIRPIKKFYPLGVVKG from the coding sequence ATGGAATGGGCAAAGAAAGAAAACAACTGCAAAGTACCGATAAAGTCCTGGTGCAAAGACCTTGAAGGCCCGGCCCTGGACCAGGCCGAAGATCTGGCCCGGCATCCGGTTGTGTTTCATCATGTTGCCTTGATGCCGGACTGCCACATGGGATACGGGATGCCCATCGGTGGCGTGATTGCTGCCAAAGATGCCGTCATCCCCAATGCAGTGGGGGTTGATATCGGCTGCGGAATGGGATCGGTGGGAACAAACATACCTGTATCTGAAGCCAGCCGGGAAAAAATCCGGGACATCGTTGAACGGGTAAAGGAAACGGTTCCCTGTGGCGAAGGAAACGCCCATAAAATCCCCCAGGAATGGGACGGGCTTGATGACATTGACGCATATGAGGACCGGGGGTGGTATTCTGCCCATGTCAGAGCCCTGGCCCTGAAAAATTTGGGAACCCTTGGCGGCGGGAACCATTTCATTGAAATCCAGGCCGGGGACGATGATCTTGTATGGCTGATGATTCATTCGGGATCAAGGCACCTTGGCAATGTCATTGCCCGCTATTATAACGATATTGCCATGGTACTGAATCGGACATGGTGTATCGACACTCCTGGAAAGGATTTGGCGTTTCTTCCCACGGACACCCCGGAAGGCCAAAATTATATTAAAGATATGAACTTTGCCCTTTCCTATGCCAGAGTGAACCGAAAAAGAATCATGGATCGGTTTAGGGAGGCCTTTTCCCATGTATTTGCCGAAACCCGGTTTTCAGATGAAATAAACATCCATCACAACTATGCCTGCCTTGAAAATCATTTTAACACCAATGTCTGGGTCCACAGAAAAGGAGCCACCTCAGCCAGGAAAGGAGAGATCGGCATCATTCCGGGATCCATGGGCACCCCTTCCTATCTGGTTGAAGGGTTAGGAAATCCGGAATCCTTTATGTCCTGCTCCCATGGCGCCGGACGGGTGATGGGACGGATGCAGGCCACACGCAGCCTTACCCCCGAAGCGTGTGACAAGGCAATGCAGGGGATTGTTTATGATCGATGGAGCAAGGTTCGGAAAGGAAAAACCAAAGGTATGTACGACCTTGGGGAGGCCCCCCAGGCCTATAAAAACATCGAAGATGTCATCAAATCTGAACTGGACCTGATCCGGCCCATAAAAAAGTTTTACCCCTTGGGCGTTGTCAAAGGATAA
- a CDS encoding coniferyl aldehyde dehydrogenase: protein MNSCDETSDICDALALYKKQAQAFLLEPEIPYTKRIELLNAMESILIENDQDICKAISRDFGNRSVHETRLLELTPCLTGLRYTRRRLKKWMTPQRRHVSFLFTGGRNRVIPQAKGIVGIVTPWNYPLFLALSPMTSALAAGNRVMVKQAASGQGLCRLLDRLFAEKIPKEYICFAPGVGGSEFSGLPFDHLVFTGSAAVGKIVMTTAAQHLTPVTLELGGKSPVIVTDDFDLTVAVKRIMFAKCMNAGQTCIAPDYLFLPKEKEDAFIKTARTVVQKRYPTITTKDYTSIIDNKAFNRLEQILTDAREKGARVINLLDGPETDGQSRKMSPMIITRVNENMRIMKEEIFGPILPILTYENIEETFRYINSRQRPLALYLFSNNSSLADKMVRNTRSGGVTINDCAMHAAQHDMPFGGSGNSGMGHYHGYEGFLEFSKLRPVFRQFKYAPSLAPPYGTLVDKIYNSVRMFRWLS from the coding sequence ATGAATTCTTGCGATGAAACCAGTGACATCTGTGATGCTCTTGCCTTGTACAAGAAGCAGGCCCAGGCTTTTTTATTGGAGCCGGAAATCCCATATACCAAACGAATTGAACTGCTTAACGCCATGGAGTCCATTCTCATTGAAAATGATCAGGATATCTGTAAGGCAATATCCCGGGATTTTGGAAATCGAAGTGTCCACGAAACCCGGTTGCTTGAACTTACACCCTGCCTGACAGGGCTGCGGTATACCCGGCGCCGACTGAAAAAATGGATGACACCCCAACGCCGCCATGTCTCATTTTTATTCACCGGCGGCAGAAACCGGGTGATACCCCAGGCCAAGGGCATTGTGGGTATTGTTACCCCATGGAACTATCCGTTATTTTTAGCTCTCAGTCCCATGACGAGTGCTTTGGCCGCAGGCAACCGGGTCATGGTGAAACAGGCGGCCAGCGGCCAGGGGCTGTGCCGGTTGCTGGATCGGCTTTTTGCCGAAAAAATCCCAAAAGAATATATCTGTTTTGCTCCCGGGGTCGGCGGATCTGAATTTTCCGGCCTTCCCTTTGACCATCTGGTGTTCACAGGGTCCGCGGCGGTGGGAAAAATCGTAATGACTACGGCAGCCCAGCATCTGACTCCGGTAACCCTGGAGCTTGGGGGAAAATCCCCTGTAATTGTGACCGATGATTTTGACCTGACCGTGGCCGTGAAGCGTATTATGTTCGCCAAATGTATGAATGCCGGCCAGACCTGCATTGCACCGGATTATCTGTTTCTGCCAAAAGAGAAAGAGGATGCATTTATCAAGACAGCCAGGACTGTGGTTCAAAAACGTTATCCAACCATAACCACCAAAGATTACACCAGCATTATTGATAACAAGGCCTTTAACCGCCTGGAACAGATCCTGACTGATGCCAGGGAAAAAGGAGCCCGGGTGATCAATCTTCTTGACGGCCCTGAAACCGATGGCCAGTCCCGCAAAATGTCCCCCATGATTATCACCCGGGTGAATGAAAATATGCGCATTATGAAGGAGGAGATTTTTGGTCCTATACTGCCCATTCTTACCTACGAAAATATCGAAGAAACCTTTCGGTATATCAATTCCCGCCAGCGCCCCCTGGCCCTCTATCTTTTCAGCAACAACAGCAGCCTGGCCGATAAGATGGTCCGAAACACCCGGTCCGGAGGCGTGACAATCAATGACTGTGCCATGCATGCGGCCCAGCACGATATGCCCTTCGGCGGCAGTGGGAATTCCGGTATGGGGCACTACCACGGGTATGAAGGCTTTCTTGAATTCTCAAAATTGCGGCCGGTTTTCAGGCAGTTCAAGTATGCGCCATCCCTTGCCCCGCCCTACGGGACACTGGTTGACAAAATTTACAACAGCGTTAGAATGTTCCGATGGCTGAGCTGA
- a CDS encoding metal-dependent transcriptional regulator — MNSEQTLSESLEDYLEAILELQTMNTVARSKDIAAKLNIKCGSVTGTLKKLADLKLIHYEPYGYITLTAQGSKIAKEVTTRHNVFKHFLFKHVQLDEKIAEQTACRMEHAMNHKNFLKFKEFVTKLDD; from the coding sequence ATGAACAGCGAACAGACCCTTTCCGAAAGCCTTGAAGACTATCTTGAAGCCATACTCGAACTTCAGACCATGAATACGGTTGCCCGGTCAAAAGACATTGCAGCAAAACTGAATATAAAATGCGGATCTGTTACCGGCACCCTCAAAAAACTGGCAGATCTGAAACTGATCCATTACGAGCCTTACGGTTATATCACCCTGACTGCCCAGGGATCTAAAATCGCAAAAGAGGTTACAACCCGTCACAATGTATTCAAACATTTTTTATTCAAACATGTACAGCTTGATGAAAAAATTGCTGAACAGACCGCATGCCGTATGGAACATGCAATGAACCATAAAAATTTTTTAAAATTCAAGGAATTTGTCACAAAGCTGGACGACTGA